In Halomonas alkalicola, the following proteins share a genomic window:
- a CDS encoding LysR substrate-binding domain-containing protein, with translation MNLETKWLEDFVALANTRSFSASARQRHVTQPAFSRRIRALEQVVGATLVDRSTTPVDLTPEGQLFLVTARNLVEQLNESLGHLRGLSIANEALDIVAAHSLALSFFPPWISRLQQGVGELPTRLVAMNVGEAIHVLREGKCDLMLAYYDPYASMQLDPEVFPSFSIGQVKMLPVSLPDEEGRPRFPLEGSESIPYLAYTQGAFLGSSVRMLLKNDALRLRLRTVYETAMAEGLKGMVLQGIGMAWIPDFCIREELKSGRLVRAGGEEWDVPLEIRLYRCSLVHKPGVEKLWRQMQKLPRDFLQA, from the coding sequence GTGAACCTCGAGACCAAGTGGCTGGAAGACTTCGTCGCTCTGGCCAATACCCGCAGCTTTTCCGCCTCGGCGAGGCAGCGCCACGTTACCCAGCCCGCCTTCAGCCGCCGCATTCGCGCCCTGGAGCAGGTGGTGGGCGCCACCCTGGTGGACCGCTCCACCACGCCCGTGGACCTCACTCCCGAAGGGCAGCTGTTCCTGGTGACCGCCCGCAACCTGGTGGAGCAGCTCAACGAGAGCCTGGGCCACCTGCGTGGGCTCTCCATCGCCAACGAGGCGCTGGATATCGTCGCCGCCCACTCCCTGGCGCTGAGCTTCTTCCCGCCCTGGATCTCACGCCTTCAGCAGGGGGTCGGCGAGCTGCCGACCCGGCTGGTGGCCATGAACGTGGGGGAGGCGATCCACGTGCTGAGGGAGGGCAAGTGCGACCTGATGCTGGCCTACTACGACCCCTACGCCAGCATGCAGCTCGACCCGGAGGTGTTTCCCTCCTTCTCCATCGGCCAGGTGAAGATGCTGCCGGTGAGCCTGCCGGACGAGGAGGGCAGGCCGCGCTTTCCGCTGGAGGGGAGCGAGTCGATTCCCTATCTCGCCTATACCCAGGGCGCCTTCCTGGGCAGCAGCGTGCGCATGCTGCTCAAGAATGACGCCCTGCGCCTGCGCCTGCGCACCGTCTACGAGACCGCCATGGCCGAGGGGCTCAAGGGGATGGTGCTGCAGGGCATCGGCATGGCCTGGATCCCCGACTTCTGCATCCGCGAGGAGCTCAAGAGTGGCCGGCTGGTGCGCGCCGGCGGCGAGGAGTGGGATGTGCCCCTGGAGATCCGCCTCTACCGCTGTTCGCTGGTTCACAAGCCCGGCGTGGAGAAGCTGTGGCGGCAGATGCAGAAGTTGCCCCGCGATTTCCTCCAGGCCTGA
- a CDS encoding FmdB family zinc ribbon protein, which translates to MPIYEYECKACGQRLEKLQKISAAPLTDCPACEAPELSRLVSAAGFRLAGGGWYETDFKSGGKKNLAGDAGGSAQSGSSSSKKEGAAA; encoded by the coding sequence ATGCCCATCTACGAATACGAGTGCAAGGCCTGCGGCCAGCGCCTGGAAAAGCTGCAGAAGATCAGCGCCGCCCCGCTGACCGACTGTCCCGCCTGCGAGGCCCCCGAGCTTTCGCGGCTGGTCTCGGCGGCCGGTTTCCGCCTGGCCGGCGGCGGCTGGTACGAGACCGACTTCAAGTCCGGCGGCAAGAAGAACCTGGCCGGTGATGCAGGAGGCTCCGCCCAGAGCGGGTCATCGTCCAGCAAGAAGGAGGGCGCGGCGGCCTGA
- the ybgC gene encoding tol-pal system-associated acyl-CoA thioesterase, with protein MSEFRLPVRVYIEDTDAGGIVYYVNYLKYMERARSEWLRAQGITQRELFEAGIQLVVHKLECRYAKPARLDDALEVSAEIRSHGRARLQFGQVVSCRGEPLCEARVDIACIDATRLKPVPWPPALAAALAQPSAQSQD; from the coding sequence GTGAGCGAGTTCCGTCTGCCGGTGCGCGTCTATATCGAGGACACCGATGCCGGTGGCATCGTCTACTACGTCAACTACCTCAAGTACATGGAGCGGGCACGCAGCGAGTGGCTGCGCGCGCAGGGGATCACCCAGCGCGAGCTGTTCGAGGCCGGCATCCAGCTGGTGGTGCACAAGCTGGAGTGTCGCTATGCCAAGCCCGCCCGACTGGATGACGCGCTCGAGGTGAGCGCCGAGATCCGGTCCCATGGCCGCGCCCGGCTGCAGTTCGGCCAGGTCGTGAGCTGTCGCGGGGAACCCTTGTGCGAGGCGCGGGTCGACATCGCCTGCATCGATGCGACGCGCCTCAAGCCCGTACCCTGGCCGCCGGCGCTGGCCGCGGCCCTGGCCCAACCCTCTGCCCAATCGCAAGACTGA
- the tolR gene encoding protein TolR, with product MHGPFNRSGRKPMGEINVVPFIDVMLVLLVIFMITAPMMTQGAQVDLPQVTSEPIENADESDPIIVSVDRDGGYYLSIGGEESAVDLDELADRVIILLERRPGTPVMVRGDRSVSYGQVVTLMSTLQVAGVANVGLISEPPSGEG from the coding sequence ATGCATGGACCTTTCAATCGCAGCGGGCGCAAGCCCATGGGCGAAATCAACGTCGTGCCCTTCATCGACGTCATGCTGGTGCTGCTGGTGATCTTCATGATCACCGCCCCCATGATGACCCAGGGCGCGCAGGTGGATCTGCCCCAGGTGACCTCCGAGCCCATCGAGAACGCCGATGAGAGTGACCCGATCATCGTCTCGGTGGATCGCGACGGCGGCTACTACCTCTCCATCGGCGGCGAGGAGAGCGCCGTGGACCTCGACGAGCTCGCCGATCGGGTGATCATCCTGCTCGAGCGCCGCCCCGGCACGCCGGTGATGGTGCGCGGGGATCGCAGCGTCTCCTATGGCCAGGTGGTCACCCTGATGAGCACCCTGCAGGTGGCCGGCGTGGCCAACGTCGGACTGATCTCCGAACCGCCCTCCGGAGAAGGCTGA
- the tolA gene encoding cell envelope integrity protein TolA, which produces MATQDPRVGYGLPTILAVALHVVVVLFSVISLPSREPEPTSSSIVQATLVSTETVTDQAQRAEAARSRALAREAEEQRQAEEAAREAEEAAAAVEAARQAEQEAETQAQEEARRAAEAAEADAARRAEEAERQAQQREEQRVQQEEAERQRQAEAEAERQRQAEAEAERQRQAEAEAERQRQAEAEAERQRQAEAEAERQRQAEAEAERQRQAEAEAERQRQAEAEAERQRQAEAEAERQRQAEAERQRQAEEEARRQREAEEQRRREQEAQRQREAEEAARRAAEAASQGLDRAIDGESDAVANARQGQEAANSFINLVRRAVEQAWVIPPNVPGGATAEVAVRLGPSGELFGASITRSSGDSAFDRSAIQAVEAAAPFAELRQLPANLQRDYRQFNLRFTPGDVR; this is translated from the coding sequence ATGGCCACACAGGACCCACGGGTAGGGTACGGCCTGCCGACGATCCTCGCGGTGGCGCTGCACGTGGTGGTGGTGCTGTTCAGCGTGATCAGCCTGCCCAGCCGCGAGCCGGAACCGACCTCATCCTCCATCGTCCAGGCGACCCTGGTCAGCACCGAGACGGTGACCGACCAGGCGCAGCGTGCCGAGGCGGCGCGCTCGCGCGCCCTGGCGCGGGAAGCGGAGGAGCAGCGTCAGGCCGAGGAGGCCGCCCGCGAGGCAGAGGAGGCGGCTGCCGCCGTCGAGGCCGCGCGTCAGGCGGAGCAGGAGGCCGAGACCCAGGCTCAGGAAGAGGCCCGTCGTGCCGCCGAGGCGGCCGAGGCCGACGCCGCCCGGCGCGCCGAAGAGGCCGAACGCCAGGCCCAGCAGCGTGAGGAGCAGCGCGTTCAGCAGGAAGAGGCCGAACGGCAGCGTCAGGCCGAGGCGGAAGCCGAGCGACAGCGTCAGGCCGAGGCGGAAGCCGAGCGACAGCGCCAGGCCGAGGCGGAAGCCGAGCGACAGCGCCAGGCCGAAGCGGAAGCCGAACGGCAGCGTCAGGCCGAGGCAGAGGCCGAGCGCCAGCGCCAGGCCGAGGCGGAAGCCGAACGCCAGCGTCAGGCCGAGGCAGAGGCCGAGCGCCAGCGCCAGGCCGAGGCGGAAGCCGAACGCCAGCGTCAGGCCGAGGCGGAAGCCGAGCGTCAGCGCCAGGCCGAAGCCGAACGCCAGCGTCAGGCCGAGGAAGAGGCCCGTCGTCAGCGCGAAGCGGAGGAGCAGCGCCGCCGGGAGCAGGAGGCCCAGCGCCAGCGCGAGGCCGAGGAAGCCGCGCGCCGCGCCGCCGAGGCGGCGAGCCAGGGGCTCGATCGCGCCATCGATGGCGAGAGCGACGCCGTCGCCAATGCGCGACAGGGCCAGGAGGCCGCCAACAGCTTCATCAACCTGGTCCGCCGCGCGGTGGAGCAGGCCTGGGTGATTCCCCCCAATGTACCGGGCGGTGCCACCGCGGAGGTCGCGGTGCGTCTCGGCCCTTCCGGCGAGCTGTTCGGCGCCTCGATCACCCGCAGCAGCGGCGACAGCGCCTTCGATCGCTCGGCGATCCAGGCGGTCGAGGCCGCGGCACCGTTCGCAGAACTGCGACAGTTGCCAGCCAACCTGCAACGGGACTACCGTCAATTCAATCTGCGTTTCACACCGGGAGACGTGCGCTGA
- a CDS encoding bifunctional nicotinamide-nucleotide adenylyltransferase/Nudix hydroxylase has translation MTDCPDTDRDAFDFDCLVFIGRFQPPHLGHLAVIHEALKRARQVIVLVGSSWQARSLRNPWRFDERRAMLRSAFDDEENRRLAVVPLLDALYNNDVWVRDVQRKVRDIASPQGARLPRIGLIGASRGQSSYYLSLFPQWESVSVPLVEGISASQIRERLFRSPSSADDYLSTGAAHDLPPGVVAAVRDFCAGDHYRQLSEEQRLLDQYRSAWAQAPYPPIFVTVNAVVVQSGHVLLVRRTAAPGKGLLALPGGFINSHERLLDACLRELRERIRLKVPEPVLKGSLRGQRLFDEPHRSWRGRTLAEAFYFALTPDQQLPRLKPVKGGDHARWVALADLDPEALFEDHFFIIQDFLGLPADFGGN, from the coding sequence ATGACCGACTGCCCGGACACCGACCGCGACGCCTTCGACTTCGACTGCCTGGTGTTCATCGGTCGCTTCCAGCCGCCTCATCTGGGGCACCTCGCGGTGATCCACGAGGCGCTCAAGCGCGCCCGCCAGGTGATCGTGCTGGTGGGCTCCTCCTGGCAGGCGCGCTCGCTGCGCAATCCCTGGCGCTTCGACGAGCGCCGCGCCATGCTGCGCAGCGCCTTCGACGACGAGGAGAACCGCCGGCTCGCCGTGGTGCCGCTGCTCGACGCCCTCTACAACAACGATGTCTGGGTGCGCGACGTGCAGCGCAAGGTGCGCGATATCGCCAGCCCTCAGGGGGCGCGGCTGCCGCGCATCGGCCTGATCGGCGCCAGTCGCGGCCAGTCCAGCTACTACCTCTCGCTTTTCCCCCAGTGGGAGTCGGTGAGCGTGCCGCTGGTGGAGGGCATCTCGGCCAGCCAGATCCGGGAGCGGCTGTTCCGCTCCCCCTCCTCCGCCGACGACTACCTGAGCACCGGGGCCGCACACGACCTGCCACCCGGGGTGGTCGCCGCCGTCCGCGACTTCTGCGCCGGCGACCACTATCGCCAGCTCAGCGAGGAGCAGCGCCTACTGGACCAGTACCGCAGCGCCTGGGCCCAGGCGCCCTATCCGCCCATCTTCGTGACGGTGAACGCGGTGGTGGTGCAGTCGGGGCACGTGCTGCTGGTGCGCCGCACGGCGGCGCCCGGCAAGGGGCTGCTAGCACTGCCCGGCGGCTTCATCAACTCCCATGAGCGGCTGCTGGATGCCTGCCTGCGGGAGCTGCGCGAGCGGATCCGCCTCAAGGTGCCGGAACCGGTGCTGAAGGGCTCCCTGCGCGGCCAGCGGCTATTCGACGAGCCCCATCGCAGCTGGCGGGGCCGCACCCTGGCGGAGGCCTTCTACTTCGCGCTGACCCCCGACCAGCAGCTGCCACGCCTCAAGCCGGTCAAGGGCGGCGACCATGCCCGCTGGGTGGCGCTGGCGGACCTCGATCCGGAGGCCCTCTTCGAGGACCACTTCTTCATCATCCAGGACTTCCTGGGGCTGCCCGCCGACTTCGGGGGCAACTAG
- a CDS encoding YihY/virulence factor BrkB family protein, with product MIELNRLTPAALRATLLFWWNVTQGAIRLWLERNAFSYAGSLAFYTLFSLAPTVIIAVTVIGLVLGEDAAQGQIVAQLQDTMGHDAAAAIEQAVASSRIEESGLLPTLLGVGALLVGATTVFAQMQFSLNTIWGVTARPSANSALIFIKNRLLSLTVVLSIGFILLVSLIFGVMVRAMLQAADELVPFVGFLTTGVEFLVSLAVISVLFATIFKVLPDVVLRWQDVVVGAVVTALLFAVGRSAIAVYLSHTATASTYGAAGSVVMILLWVYYSSLILLFGAAFTRCHLAERGRPLVPRNTAVVVRRELMDP from the coding sequence ATGATCGAGCTCAACCGACTGACACCGGCCGCGCTCAGGGCCACGCTGCTGTTCTGGTGGAACGTGACCCAGGGGGCGATTCGCCTCTGGCTGGAGCGCAACGCCTTCAGCTACGCCGGGTCGCTGGCCTTCTACACGCTCTTCTCCCTGGCCCCCACGGTGATCATCGCCGTCACCGTGATCGGCCTGGTGCTGGGCGAGGATGCCGCCCAGGGCCAGATCGTCGCCCAGCTGCAGGACACCATGGGCCATGATGCCGCCGCCGCCATCGAACAGGCCGTGGCGAGCTCGCGCATCGAGGAGTCGGGCCTGCTGCCCACGTTGCTGGGCGTCGGCGCCCTGCTGGTGGGGGCCACCACGGTGTTCGCCCAGATGCAGTTCTCGCTCAACACCATCTGGGGGGTCACCGCGCGGCCCAGCGCCAACAGCGCCCTGATCTTCATCAAGAACCGCCTGCTGTCGCTGACCGTGGTGCTCTCCATCGGCTTCATCCTGCTGGTCTCGCTGATCTTCGGCGTCATGGTGCGGGCCATGCTGCAGGCCGCCGATGAGCTGGTGCCCTTTGTGGGCTTCCTGACCACGGGAGTCGAGTTCCTCGTCTCCCTGGCGGTGATCTCAGTGCTCTTCGCCACCATCTTCAAGGTGCTGCCCGACGTGGTGCTGCGCTGGCAGGACGTGGTGGTAGGCGCCGTGGTCACCGCGCTGCTCTTTGCGGTAGGGCGCTCGGCCATCGCCGTCTACCTCTCCCACACCGCTACCGCCTCCACCTACGGGGCCGCGGGCTCGGTGGTGATGATCCTGCTGTGGGTCTACTACAGCTCGCTGATCCTGCTGTTCGGCGCCGCCTTCACCCGCTGCCACCTAGCCGAGCGGGGACGCCCGCTGGTGCCGCGCAATACCGCCGTGGTGGTCAGGCGCGAGCTGATGGACCCCTGA
- the ruvC gene encoding crossover junction endodeoxyribonuclease RuvC, which yields MLILGIDPGSRLTGYGVLDVSTSTPRYVASGCIRIRADDLAQKLAQVYAGVSELIAIHRPGEFAIEQVFMAKNADSALKLGQARGTAIVCAANHGLPVSEYGPRQIKQAVTGTGGADKAQVQHMVTAILKLSATPQADAADALAIALTHAYARLGLLQAGSFGGHRSRRKGLSWRDFQP from the coding sequence GTGCTGATTCTCGGCATCGACCCCGGCTCGCGGCTCACCGGCTACGGGGTGCTCGACGTCTCGACCTCGACGCCACGCTATGTGGCGAGCGGCTGCATCCGCATCCGGGCCGACGACCTGGCCCAGAAGCTGGCCCAGGTCTATGCGGGGGTGAGCGAGCTGATCGCCATCCATCGCCCCGGTGAATTCGCCATCGAGCAGGTGTTCATGGCCAAGAACGCCGATTCGGCGCTCAAGCTCGGCCAGGCCCGGGGCACCGCCATCGTCTGTGCCGCCAACCACGGCCTCCCGGTGAGCGAGTACGGTCCGCGGCAGATCAAGCAGGCGGTGACCGGCACCGGTGGCGCCGACAAGGCCCAAGTGCAGCATATGGTGACGGCCATCCTCAAGCTCTCCGCCACGCCCCAGGCCGATGCCGCCGACGCACTGGCCATTGCCCTGACTCACGCTTATGCTCGCCTCGGCCTGCTCCAGGCCGGCAGCTTCGGCGGCCACCGCAGCCGCAGGAAGGGCCTTTCCTGGCGCGATTTCCAACCCTGA
- a CDS encoding acylphosphatase, which translates to MEMCCVKALVTGKVQGVWYRRATQEQALQHGVTGHARNLPDGRVEVLLCGGPDAVKAVSEWLWRGPEKARVTHVELEVIEAHVPDDFRTG; encoded by the coding sequence ATGGAGATGTGCTGCGTCAAGGCCTTGGTGACGGGCAAGGTGCAGGGGGTCTGGTATCGCCGGGCGACCCAGGAGCAGGCCCTGCAGCATGGTGTCACCGGCCACGCCAGGAACCTGCCCGACGGTCGGGTGGAGGTGCTGCTGTGCGGTGGCCCGGATGCCGTGAAGGCGGTCAGCGAGTGGCTGTGGCGGGGGCCGGAGAAGGCTAGGGTGACCCACGTCGAGCTCGAGGTGATCGAGGCCCACGTCCCGGATGACTTCCGTACCGGCTAG
- a CDS encoding nucleoside hydrolase has protein sequence MRHPIIFDTDPGVDDAQAIAIALRHPELELLGLTTTYGNVDVATATHNALLLAELAGRGDVPVAQGAAAPLVKRRCPPPAHIHGANGLGDISLPPVKGRADGRSAAQFIVDTVNARPGEVTLVAVGPLGNLAAALQLDPTLIERVKQVVIMGGSIREGGNVTPVAEANMFNDPHAASRVLTAGWPLTLVGLDVTHRCVLTAEHMARIEAGQGELGRVLAGSYAFYRDFYRTFLGIDGCCPHDSCALAWLLRPELFTTARGHLAVVTEGDAEGQTLFAPEGRDFIDSRWSRTPAVDACLGVDGEAVSDWIADVLA, from the coding sequence ATGCGCCATCCGATCATCTTCGATACCGACCCCGGGGTGGATGACGCCCAGGCCATCGCCATCGCCCTGCGCCACCCCGAGCTCGAGCTGCTCGGCCTCACTACCACCTATGGCAACGTCGACGTGGCCACCGCCACCCACAATGCCCTGCTGCTGGCCGAGCTGGCCGGCCGCGGCGATGTCCCGGTGGCCCAGGGGGCGGCCGCGCCGCTGGTCAAGAGGCGCTGTCCGCCGCCGGCCCATATCCACGGCGCCAACGGCCTGGGAGACATCTCACTGCCACCGGTGAAGGGCCGAGCCGACGGGCGAAGCGCGGCGCAGTTCATCGTCGATACCGTCAATGCCCGCCCCGGCGAGGTCACCCTGGTGGCGGTGGGGCCGCTGGGCAACCTGGCCGCCGCCCTCCAGCTCGACCCGACGCTCATCGAACGGGTGAAGCAGGTGGTGATCATGGGCGGTTCGATTCGCGAGGGGGGCAATGTCACCCCGGTGGCCGAGGCCAACATGTTCAACGACCCCCATGCGGCAAGCCGGGTGCTGACCGCCGGCTGGCCGCTGACCCTGGTCGGCCTCGATGTCACCCACCGCTGCGTGCTGACGGCCGAGCACATGGCGCGCATCGAGGCCGGCCAGGGCGAGCTTGGCCGCGTGCTGGCCGGCAGCTACGCCTTCTACCGCGACTTCTACCGGACCTTCCTGGGCATCGACGGCTGCTGCCCCCACGACAGCTGTGCCCTCGCCTGGCTGCTCAGGCCAGAGCTCTTCACCACGGCGCGCGGCCACCTCGCCGTGGTCACCGAGGGCGATGCCGAGGGCCAGACGCTCTTCGCCCCCGAGGGCCGGGACTTCATCGATTCACGCTGGTCGCGCACACCCGCGGTGGATGCCTGCCTGGGAGTCGACGGCGAGGCGGTGAGCGACTGGATCGCCGACGTTCTCGCCTGA
- a CDS encoding ribokinase, producing the protein MLHNLGSINLDHVYRVPHLVRPGETLASHDYRVGLGGKGANQSLAMARAGGRVCHWGRLGRQDAWARDSLARAGVDVTHVSLVDAPSGHAIIQVDDAGENAIILFRGANHGFRRADLEALVAATRPGDWLLLQNECNGLEQLLPLAAGHGLRIAFNPAPMSEAVSELPLPACQLLFLNRSEAAGITGLALEAGAEALLDALAERLPGCEVVLTLGGEGAWYQRGDQRHHQPALAVTAVDTTGAGDTFIGYYLAALQRGAVVADCLAQASAAAALAVQRPGAAESIPVAAEVARLLDDSTPPPAP; encoded by the coding sequence ATGCTGCACAACCTCGGCTCCATCAACCTCGACCACGTCTATCGCGTTCCCCACTTGGTCAGGCCCGGGGAGACGCTGGCCAGCCATGACTATCGCGTGGGCCTGGGCGGCAAGGGGGCCAATCAGTCCCTGGCCATGGCCCGGGCCGGCGGGCGGGTCTGCCACTGGGGCCGACTGGGCCGCCAGGACGCCTGGGCCCGGGACAGCCTGGCCCGGGCCGGGGTCGACGTCACCCATGTCAGCCTGGTGGATGCCCCCAGTGGCCACGCCATCATCCAGGTGGACGATGCCGGCGAGAACGCCATCATCCTCTTTCGCGGGGCCAACCACGGTTTCCGGCGTGCCGACCTGGAGGCGCTGGTAGCCGCGACCCGGCCCGGCGACTGGCTGCTGCTCCAGAACGAGTGCAACGGCCTCGAGCAGCTGCTTCCCCTGGCCGCCGGCCACGGGCTCAGGATCGCCTTCAACCCGGCCCCCATGAGTGAGGCGGTGAGTGAGTTGCCGCTGCCGGCCTGTCAGCTGCTGTTCCTCAACCGCAGCGAGGCGGCCGGGATCACCGGCCTGGCCCTGGAGGCGGGCGCGGAGGCCCTGCTCGACGCCCTGGCCGAACGGCTGCCGGGCTGTGAGGTCGTGCTCACCCTGGGCGGCGAGGGAGCCTGGTACCAGCGGGGCGACCAGCGGCACCATCAGCCGGCGCTGGCGGTGACGGCCGTGGATACCACCGGGGCAGGCGACACCTTCATCGGCTACTACCTGGCGGCGCTTCAGCGCGGCGCCGTGGTGGCCGACTGCCTGGCACAGGCCAGCGCGGCCGCTGCCCTGGCCGTGCAGCGCCCGGGGGCCGCCGAGAGCATCCCGGTTGCCGCCGAGGTGGCGCGCCTGCTTGACGACTCGACCCCGCCCCCAGCCCCTTGA
- the tolQ gene encoding protein TolQ: MNDSMSIPHLIMSASTVVQLVMLLLTVGSILSWVVIFQRTFVMRRAKQTHQAFEERFWSGVDLNELYRETPAEQETQGAEHVFRAGFREFNRLLPKTKSPQAILDGVQRSMRVAWSREEERLSLHLVFLATVASASPYIGLFGTVWGIMGSFQALSMTQQATLATVAPWIAEALIATAMGLFAAIPAVIFYNRLSSESARLLGKYEDFAEEFHSILHRNLQGRAESGAA; encoded by the coding sequence GTGAACGACTCCATGTCCATACCCCACCTGATCATGAGCGCCAGTACCGTGGTGCAGCTGGTCATGCTGCTGCTCACGGTGGGCTCGATCCTCTCCTGGGTCGTGATCTTCCAGCGCACCTTCGTGATGCGCCGTGCCAAGCAGACCCACCAGGCCTTCGAGGAGCGCTTCTGGTCCGGCGTCGACCTCAACGAGCTCTACCGGGAGACCCCGGCGGAGCAGGAGACCCAGGGCGCCGAGCACGTGTTCCGCGCCGGCTTCCGCGAATTCAACCGCCTGTTGCCCAAGACCAAGAGCCCCCAGGCGATCCTCGATGGCGTCCAGCGCAGCATGCGGGTGGCCTGGTCCCGGGAGGAGGAGCGCCTCAGCCTGCACCTGGTGTTCCTGGCCACCGTGGCCTCGGCCAGCCCCTATATCGGCCTGTTCGGCACCGTCTGGGGCATCATGGGCTCCTTCCAGGCGCTCTCCATGACCCAGCAGGCGACGCTAGCTACCGTGGCCCCCTGGATCGCCGAGGCGTTGATCGCCACCGCCATGGGGCTGTTCGCCGCCATCCCGGCGGTGATCTTCTACAACCGCCTGTCGTCAGAATCCGCGCGGCTGCTGGGCAAGTACGAGGACTTCGCCGAGGAGTTCCACTCCATCCTGCACCGCAACCTGCAGGGCCGGGCCGAATCCGGCGCCGCCTGA
- a CDS encoding D-2-hydroxyacid dehydrogenase — protein MNAVLLDASSLGPDIDLAPIREQVDSLAVHDQSTTAEARERLAGARVAIVNKVVLDAATLEALPELRLICVLATGTNNIDMAAAERLGIAVKNVTAYGTASVAQHTLMLMLALANRLPLYQRDVAAGRWGESPFFCLMDHGTLQLEGKRLVIVGQGVLGSRVAQLAEAFGMAVTFAARPGKADDSRPTLADLAPEADIISLHCPLSEATRHLIDADLLATLKPGALLVNCARGGIIDELAALEALREGRLGGLGVDVLPVEPPQDGHPLIDALAEPLNLIVTPHNAWITPESRQNVVALTADNLRAWQSE, from the coding sequence ATGAATGCCGTCCTCCTCGATGCCTCAAGCCTCGGCCCCGATATCGACCTCGCCCCGATCCGCGAGCAGGTCGACTCCCTGGCGGTCCACGATCAGAGCACCACCGCCGAAGCCCGCGAGCGCCTGGCCGGGGCCCGGGTAGCCATCGTCAACAAGGTGGTGCTGGACGCCGCGACCCTCGAGGCGCTGCCCGAGCTCAGGTTGATCTGCGTGCTGGCCACCGGCACCAACAACATCGACATGGCCGCCGCCGAGCGCCTGGGCATCGCGGTGAAGAACGTCACCGCCTACGGCACCGCCAGCGTGGCCCAGCACACCCTGATGCTGATGCTCGCCCTGGCCAACCGACTGCCCCTCTACCAGCGCGACGTGGCGGCCGGGCGCTGGGGCGAGAGCCCCTTCTTCTGCCTGATGGACCACGGCACCCTGCAGCTGGAGGGCAAGCGCCTGGTGATCGTCGGCCAGGGGGTGCTCGGCAGCCGGGTCGCCCAGCTCGCCGAGGCCTTCGGCATGGCCGTGACCTTCGCGGCCCGGCCCGGCAAGGCGGATGACAGCCGCCCCACCCTGGCAGACCTCGCCCCCGAGGCCGACATCATCAGCCTGCACTGCCCGCTCAGCGAGGCGACCCGGCACCTGATCGATGCCGACCTGCTGGCCACCCTCAAGCCCGGCGCCCTGCTGGTCAACTGCGCCCGCGGGGGCATCATCGACGAGCTGGCGGCCCTCGAGGCCCTCCGCGAGGGGCGCCTGGGCGGGCTCGGCGTCGACGTGCTGCCGGTGGAGCCGCCCCAGGACGGCCATCCGCTGATCGATGCCCTGGCGGAGCCGCTGAACCTGATCGTGACCCCTCACAACGCCTGGATAACCCCGGAGTCGCGCCAGAACGTGGTGGCCCTCACCGCCGACAACCTGCGCGCCTGGCAGTCCGAGTGA
- the ruvA gene encoding Holliday junction branch migration protein RuvA codes for MIGRLRGTLLEKQPPWLVVDVAGVGYELEASMTTLVALPATGEAVSLHTHLIVRDDAHLLYGFAREQERALFRALIKVNGVGPRLALAILSGMDEAAFRRCVLDDDVKALMRLPGVGRKTAERLIIEMRDRFPHWEPGDDALAELASGAQPNVSRHDPLADAEAALVSLGYKPAEAARMLAGLEGEGSTEAMIKAALSRRMAG; via the coding sequence ATGATTGGACGCCTGCGCGGCACCCTGCTTGAGAAGCAGCCTCCCTGGCTGGTGGTGGATGTGGCCGGGGTCGGCTACGAGCTCGAGGCCTCCATGACCACCCTGGTGGCCCTGCCGGCCACCGGCGAGGCCGTCTCCCTGCACACCCACCTGATCGTGCGCGATGACGCCCACCTGCTCTACGGCTTCGCCCGGGAGCAGGAGCGGGCGTTGTTCCGCGCACTGATCAAGGTCAATGGCGTAGGCCCCAGGCTTGCCCTGGCGATCCTCTCCGGCATGGACGAGGCCGCCTTCCGGCGCTGCGTGCTCGACGACGACGTCAAGGCGCTGATGCGCCTGCCCGGGGTGGGCAGGAAGACCGCCGAGCGGCTGATCATCGAGATGCGCGACCGCTTCCCCCACTGGGAGCCCGGTGACGACGCCCTGGCGGAGCTGGCCAGCGGCGCCCAGCCCAACGTCTCACGCCACGATCCCCTGGCCGATGCCGAGGCGGCCCTGGTCAGCCTGGGCTACAAGCCCGCCGAGGCGGCCAGGATGCTGGCGGGCCTCGAGGGCGAGGGTAGCACCGAGGCGATGATCAAGGCGGCCCTGAGCCGCCGGATGGCGGGGTAG